A window of the Bacillus andreraoultii genome harbors these coding sequences:
- a CDS encoding GNAT family N-acetyltransferase produces MLITYNDIHYYGQPVSETDLYTHVHFPEMKNYYSGNFIQFKTMPTLNEFHSTAIYLLNFHKLNGQNHIQFYFPPNQKPTNELMNVFNRENYQCSFTELYAIRPNQFISRNVNPDVAVYPVEEESFPTYLKIQYEFDSQFGEQFADNKAIIHEQNFHNTSVLQLLGYYKGDPVGTVDCIIRDHMVEIDSLGVLEQFRSLSVGTCLQKYVMDHFPDKMVILVADGEDTPREMYQKQNYQYYGFRYEVLKVDEE; encoded by the coding sequence TTGCTAATTACATATAATGATATTCACTATTATGGTCAACCGGTTTCTGAGACAGACTTATATACACATGTCCATTTTCCTGAAATGAAAAATTATTATAGTGGGAATTTTATTCAGTTTAAAACGATGCCAACATTAAATGAGTTTCATTCCACTGCTATTTACTTGTTAAATTTTCATAAATTAAACGGGCAAAACCATATTCAATTTTATTTTCCACCAAATCAGAAACCTACAAATGAATTAATGAACGTATTTAATCGGGAAAATTATCAATGTAGTTTCACCGAATTATATGCTATTCGTCCAAATCAGTTTATTTCTCGCAATGTAAATCCAGATGTAGCTGTTTATCCTGTAGAAGAGGAATCTTTTCCAACATACCTTAAAATACAGTATGAGTTTGATTCACAGTTCGGAGAGCAATTTGCTGATAATAAAGCAATCATTCATGAGCAAAATTTTCATAATACGTCCGTTTTGCAATTACTTGGTTATTATAAGGGGGATCCTGTTGGAACAGTTGATTGCATCATCCGAGATCATATGGTAGAGATTGATAGTTTAGGAGTATTAGAACAGTTTCGAAGTTTGAGCGTTGGGACATGTCTACAAAAATATGTGATGGATCATTTTCCAGATAAAATGGTTATTTTAGTCGCAGATGGTGAGGATACACCACGGGAAATGTATCAAAAACAAAATTATCAATATTACGGTTTTCGTTATGAAGTATTAAAGGTGGATGAGGAATAA
- a CDS encoding SDR family NAD(P)-dependent oxidoreductase produces the protein MDLGLHGKIAFITGGSKGIGLFTALQLVKEGSDVAICARGHEGLESARTYIKDQTGKDVFIIQADIRNEGECRGAVEQVVSHFGGLDILINNAGTSAAYPFEKVGTDLFREDLDLKLFGAIHCSRYAIPHIRKRGGGSIINVTAALAKTPTASSLPTSVSRSAGMALTKAMSKDLGADSIRVNTVCIGLIQSNQIEKMWKKQRPDLTWDEYSKEVGKQIPLGRIGNTEEAANVITFLVSDAASYVTGTSINIDGGSSGVL, from the coding sequence ATGGACTTAGGTTTGCATGGCAAAATCGCCTTTATAACCGGTGGTAGTAAAGGGATTGGCTTATTTACTGCATTGCAACTTGTTAAAGAAGGCTCAGATGTTGCGATTTGCGCTAGAGGTCATGAGGGGTTAGAATCAGCACGTACATACATAAAAGACCAAACTGGAAAAGATGTATTCATTATCCAAGCAGATATACGAAATGAAGGGGAATGTCGAGGTGCGGTTGAACAAGTCGTATCCCACTTTGGAGGATTGGATATTTTAATTAATAATGCTGGAACTTCTGCAGCATATCCATTTGAAAAAGTAGGTACTGATCTCTTTCGAGAAGACTTAGATTTGAAATTATTTGGAGCAATCCATTGTTCACGTTATGCCATACCTCATATACGTAAAAGAGGAGGAGGATCCATTATTAATGTAACAGCTGCACTTGCGAAAACACCAACTGCTTCAAGTCTCCCAACGAGTGTTAGCCGCTCAGCAGGTATGGCATTGACGAAAGCGATGAGTAAAGATTTAGGTGCTGACAGTATACGAGTGAATACAGTTTGTATCGGGTTAATTCAAAGTAATCAAATTGAGAAAATGTGGAAAAAGCAACGACCGGATTTAACATGGGATGAATATTCAAAAGAAGTAGGTAAACAAATACCCCTAGGTCGAATTGGGAATACAGAAGAAGCTGCGAATGTCATTACTTTTTTAGTATCTGATGCTGCTTCATATGTTACGGGTACATCTATTAATATTGATGGTGGAAGTTCTGGGGTATTATAA
- a CDS encoding YitT family protein — translation MEFFRVLYRQIILYVLLFFGAIIQGLAMALFLFPHSIPSGGGAGLAILLNYFFHLPLGFSLWIANAIFLIFALNYFGFTWTIKTILSVATTSLTVTLITENVYLTHIHISIDILLGSMIYGIGVGTLLRVGSSSGGMVIPSLMIARPHNWNPGIVMFWINLCIFLLTSLVIDYKIILFAVLCQFVSTRVIDYIYLFEFPRFPYFSLSWRKK, via the coding sequence ATGGAATTCTTTCGTGTTCTATATCGACAAATTATCTTATATGTATTGCTATTTTTCGGTGCAATTATTCAAGGGCTAGCAATGGCTTTATTTTTATTTCCTCACAGTATTCCTTCAGGTGGTGGTGCAGGTCTCGCCATCTTGCTCAATTATTTCTTTCATCTACCGCTTGGTTTCTCATTATGGATTGCAAATGCCATTTTTTTAATTTTTGCCCTGAATTACTTTGGATTTACTTGGACAATTAAAACGATTCTATCCGTAGCGACAACATCACTTACAGTTACACTAATTACGGAGAATGTTTATTTAACACATATTCACATAAGTATTGATATTTTACTAGGTAGTATGATATATGGAATTGGTGTCGGAACATTACTTCGGGTCGGTTCATCAAGTGGCGGTATGGTCATTCCATCATTAATGATTGCTAGACCGCACAATTGGAATCCAGGAATTGTTATGTTTTGGATTAACTTATGTATCTTTTTACTCACTTCTCTAGTTATCGATTATAAAATTATTTTATTTGCTGTATTATGTCAATTTGTATCCACACGTGTCATCGATTACATATATTTATTTGAGTTTCCACGTTTTCCGTATTTTTCATTGTCATGGCGAAAAAAGTGA